Proteins encoded together in one Quercus lobata isolate SW786 chromosome 3, ValleyOak3.0 Primary Assembly, whole genome shotgun sequence window:
- the LOC115980813 gene encoding uncharacterized protein LOC115980813 yields the protein MKFDGSSITHFGGVRVVLYHEEDKVVALSFKLEFPCSNNTTEYEAYLIGLATALEMGVKHLRVLRDSNLVVCQAMGSFSLKEPSLALYRAMAQRMEEKFSTFEIEHASRNENRFANALAALGSQIIFKRSSTRIEVSKREESIIEVLKEKFREEQGKGDWRIPIKEILIKGDDAAELKILKDYALVKEELYRRLLGGVLSRCMG from the coding sequence ATGAAATTTGATGGGTCTTCTATTACCCATTTCGGAGGGGTGAGAGTAGTTTTGTATCATGAAGAAGACAAGGTAGTGGCGCTGTCATTTAAGCTAGAATTCCCCTGTTCAAACAACACGACCGAGTACGAAGCCTACCTAATCGGGCTTGCCACAGCTCTCGAAATGGGAGTCAAACATTTGAGAGTATTGAGAGATTCGAACTTGGTTGTCTGCCAGGCCATGGGAAGCTTTTCCTTAAAGGAGCCTAGCCTAGCCCTGTACAGAGCTATGGCCCAGAGAatggaagaaaaattttcaaccttTGAAATAGAGCATGCTTCGAGAAATGAAAACCGGTTTGCGAACGCATTAGCCGCACTGGGTTCgcaaataattttcaaaaggAGTAGCACCAGGATAGAAGTCAGCAAGAGGGAAGAATCCATCATTGAGGTGTTGAAGGAAAAGTTCCGGGAGGAACAGGGCAAAGGGGATTGGCGGATCCCTATAAAGGAAATCTTGATAAAAGGAGACGATGCAGCAgaattaaagatattaaaagaCTACGCCTTGGTAAAAGAAGAGTTGTATCGCAGATTGCTAGGTGGGGTCTTATCCAGATGCATGGGGTAG